A window from Lactiplantibacillus pentosus encodes these proteins:
- the leuC gene encoding 3-isopropylmalate dehydratase large subunit, which yields MPQTMFGKLWNRHVISGKAGEPQLIYVDLHLLHEVTSPQAFEGLRENHRRVRRTDKTFATIDHNVPTEDIFNIKDAISRKQIETLAHNAAEFHVRLAGMGDADQGIIHVIGPQLGLTQPGMVIVCGDSHTATHGAFGSIAFGIGTSEVEHVLATQTIWQTKPKTMGIHVHGQLGHGVYAKDIIMGIIAREGVAFGTGYAVELYGDTIERMSMPERMTLCNMGIEGGAKMCQVKPDQTTFDYVAGRKYAPKNMTKAIADWQQYYTDDPDAFDRVIDFDVSDLAPFVSWGTNPGMSIPIDQQLPPIKNADDQKAYEYVGLHPGQAAVDIPIQYAFFGSCTNGRLSDLKIAANVLRGHHIAPGLTALVVPGSRAVKEAAERLGLDKIFKDAGCEWREPGCSACLGMNSDQVPAGLHCASTSNRNFEGRQGAGSRTHLASPAMVAYAAINGHFVDIRKEAL from the coding sequence ATGCCACAGACCATGTTTGGTAAACTTTGGAATCGTCACGTCATCAGCGGTAAAGCTGGTGAGCCACAATTAATTTATGTGGATTTGCATTTATTACACGAGGTGACGTCGCCTCAAGCCTTTGAGGGCTTACGAGAAAATCATCGCCGCGTGCGCCGGACCGACAAGACGTTTGCGACGATAGATCATAACGTGCCAACCGAAGATATTTTCAATATTAAGGACGCGATTTCACGCAAACAGATTGAAACGCTGGCCCACAATGCCGCCGAATTTCATGTTCGGCTCGCAGGTATGGGCGATGCGGATCAGGGTATTATTCACGTGATTGGCCCACAATTGGGCTTAACGCAGCCTGGAATGGTCATCGTATGTGGTGACTCACATACTGCGACCCACGGCGCCTTTGGGTCAATCGCGTTTGGCATCGGCACTAGCGAGGTTGAACACGTGCTCGCGACTCAGACCATCTGGCAAACGAAGCCGAAAACCATGGGGATCCACGTTCATGGCCAGCTCGGACACGGCGTTTATGCGAAGGATATTATCATGGGCATCATCGCTCGTGAAGGGGTCGCATTCGGGACGGGTTACGCGGTCGAACTTTATGGTGACACGATTGAACGCATGAGCATGCCCGAACGAATGACCCTCTGTAATATGGGGATCGAAGGTGGCGCAAAAATGTGTCAAGTTAAGCCAGACCAAACGACTTTTGATTACGTCGCCGGTCGTAAATATGCCCCTAAAAACATGACCAAAGCGATTGCCGATTGGCAGCAGTATTACACGGATGATCCTGACGCCTTTGATCGCGTGATTGATTTTGATGTCAGTGACTTGGCGCCGTTCGTCTCCTGGGGAACGAACCCCGGCATGTCGATTCCGATTGACCAACAATTACCACCGATTAAGAACGCGGATGACCAAAAAGCATACGAATACGTGGGCTTGCATCCTGGTCAAGCCGCCGTCGATATTCCGATTCAGTACGCCTTCTTTGGTTCGTGCACCAATGGTCGCCTGTCAGACTTAAAGATTGCGGCCAATGTCTTACGCGGGCATCATATTGCACCTGGTTTGACTGCACTGGTCGTTCCTGGGTCTCGGGCAGTCAAAGAAGCTGCTGAACGTCTTGGCTTAGATAAGATTTTTAAGGACGCTGGTTGTGAGTGGCGTGAACCGGGATGTTCAGCCTGCTTAGGGATGAATTCGGACCAGGTTCCCGCTGGTCTGCACTGTGCGTCGACCTCGAATCGGAACTTTGAGGGTCGCCAGGGTGCGGGCTCGCGAACCCACTTAGCTAGCCCAGCGATGGTGGCGTATGCCGCAATTAACGGCCACTTTGTTGATATTCGAAAGGAAGCGCTTTAA
- a CDS encoding 2-isopropylmalate synthase, producing the protein MSKMIQFFDTTLRDGEQTIGVNFSVAQKVAIAKQLERWGVDCIEAGFPIASTADFEAVQEVSKAVKHTTVTGLARARRGDIDACVSATQAARHRQVHVFIATSPIHREAKLHMTKAQVLATIDEMVRYARQFFEVVEFSPEDATRTEADFLATAIQTAIDAGATVINIPDTVGYTNPVEFGQLFDFLQQHVASFNEVTFSVHCHDDLGLAVANSLAAIAHGATRIEGTINGIGERAGNAALEEVAAALHVRHDYYQVDDHIQLSETWATSQLISQAAEMPIPHNKAVIGANAFAHESGIHQDGMLKNPQTYEILTPASVGAPKTTLPLGKLSGSHAVMQKLQQLGYQIDAQQMSAVFAQFKRIAEQVDIVCDADLKAMMANFETGVA; encoded by the coding sequence ATGAGTAAAATGATTCAATTTTTTGATACGACGCTCCGAGATGGGGAGCAGACGATTGGCGTCAATTTCAGTGTCGCCCAGAAGGTCGCAATTGCCAAACAGCTTGAACGCTGGGGTGTCGACTGCATCGAAGCGGGTTTTCCGATTGCGTCTACGGCCGATTTTGAAGCCGTCCAAGAAGTATCGAAGGCAGTCAAACACACAACTGTCACGGGTTTAGCACGCGCACGGCGGGGCGACATCGATGCTTGTGTCAGTGCGACCCAAGCGGCTCGACATCGACAAGTGCACGTGTTTATCGCAACGAGTCCGATTCATCGTGAGGCTAAATTACATATGACCAAGGCCCAAGTGCTAGCGACGATTGACGAAATGGTGCGCTATGCCCGTCAATTTTTCGAAGTCGTGGAATTTTCGCCTGAGGATGCGACGCGCACCGAAGCAGATTTCCTAGCGACGGCGATTCAGACGGCCATAGATGCGGGCGCCACAGTGATCAATATTCCGGACACGGTCGGTTATACGAATCCCGTTGAGTTTGGTCAATTGTTCGATTTCTTACAACAACACGTCGCGAGTTTCAATGAAGTCACTTTTTCAGTTCATTGCCATGATGATCTCGGATTAGCCGTCGCCAATAGTTTAGCCGCGATTGCACACGGTGCGACCAGAATCGAGGGCACCATCAACGGCATTGGCGAACGGGCCGGTAATGCCGCACTTGAAGAAGTTGCAGCCGCTTTACACGTGCGCCATGATTATTATCAGGTTGACGACCATATTCAATTAAGCGAGACCTGGGCGACTAGTCAATTAATCAGTCAGGCCGCTGAAATGCCGATTCCGCATAATAAAGCTGTAATTGGGGCCAACGCCTTCGCACATGAATCTGGCATTCACCAAGACGGCATGCTGAAAAATCCGCAGACGTATGAGATTTTGACACCTGCTAGTGTCGGGGCGCCGAAGACAACGTTACCACTAGGCAAGTTATCTGGCTCCCACGCGGTCATGCAAAAATTACAGCAATTAGGTTACCAGATCGACGCACAACAAATGTCAGCTGTGTTTGCGCAATTCAAACGGATCGCTGAGCAAGTCGATATTGTCTGTGATGCCGATTTGAAAGCAATGATGGCCAATTTTGAAACGGGGGTGGCGTAA
- a CDS encoding aldose epimerase family protein has product MRRTISKVPFGSYQGEPVWRYTIENARHSQLQVLSYAATWYDFIVQVGGQPQSLVWHFETLDDYLKTPYQVGKTIGRVAGRIGHAQFELNGQTYRLPPNDGQHLLHGGDHGLQTHNFDGHFDPTGDTVTLTTTLLSTEDGFPGDLKVTVSYRLTTDDTVQITYHGVTSADTLFDPTCHVYFNLNGGAALINSQQLGINSTKLVHTDQDKVPTGVFYVPSPAYDFRAQPVIQAQLDRLSQETGQLGYDDCYVIDHQSEPAGRLVAAHGQLIFNTDRNGMVIFTANPDHGQATTAGKYHALAVELQTLPDAINHHGFGDPILRADTPRTFINQYRYVGNQTR; this is encoded by the coding sequence GTGAGGCGTACGATTTCAAAAGTCCCGTTTGGCAGCTATCAAGGCGAGCCCGTCTGGCGCTATACGATTGAAAATGCGCGCCATAGCCAATTGCAAGTGCTCAGTTATGCCGCGACCTGGTATGACTTCATCGTGCAAGTTGGCGGCCAGCCCCAGTCGCTCGTTTGGCACTTTGAAACGCTAGACGACTATCTCAAGACGCCGTATCAGGTTGGCAAAACGATTGGGCGGGTGGCTGGTCGCATCGGTCATGCCCAGTTTGAGTTAAACGGTCAGACTTATCGATTGCCACCAAACGATGGTCAACACCTGTTACATGGCGGCGATCACGGTTTACAGACGCATAATTTTGACGGCCATTTTGACCCCACTGGGGATACGGTGACGTTAACGACGACCTTATTGTCCACTGAAGATGGCTTTCCGGGTGATTTGAAGGTCACGGTGAGCTATCGGCTGACGACGGATGATACGGTGCAAATCACTTATCATGGGGTGACGAGTGCTGATACGCTGTTTGATCCGACTTGTCATGTGTATTTCAATTTGAATGGCGGTGCGGCCCTGATCAATTCGCAGCAATTAGGCATTAATTCGACAAAGTTAGTGCATACCGACCAAGACAAGGTGCCTACGGGGGTCTTCTACGTGCCGTCACCAGCCTATGATTTTCGCGCCCAGCCTGTGATTCAAGCGCAACTGGACCGATTAAGTCAAGAAACGGGGCAGCTAGGTTACGATGACTGCTACGTCATCGACCATCAGTCTGAACCGGCAGGCAGATTAGTCGCAGCACACGGTCAGCTGATTTTCAACACCGACCGCAATGGCATGGTGATTTTCACTGCCAACCCGGATCATGGCCAAGCGACCACGGCCGGAAAGTATCACGCACTGGCAGTCGAACTGCAGACCCTACCGGATGCCATCAACCATCACGGCTTTGGTGATCCGATTCTCAGGGCGGACACGCCGCGGACATTTATCAATCAGTATCGCTATGTGGGCAATCAAACGCGCTAA
- the leuB gene encoding 3-isopropylmalate dehydrogenase: MTTTSVAQIAVLAGDGVGPEIMNAALAVLKAVSQDQFQYQLQAVPFGGIAIDQCGEPLPATTLATCQASDAVLLAAVGGPKWDQAPQRPEAGLLALRQALNLFANIRPTRITEANQHYSPLKLAAPVDFVIFRELTSGIYFGQPRTFSSEMAVDTMRYQREEIARIARLAFQFATTRSQHVTLVDKANVLASSRLWRQVVAAIAAEFPAVTYDTKYVDATAMQLIAHPEQFDVILTANLFGDILSDEAAEITGSLGTIPSISQGSQGPALYEPIHGSAPDIAGQSRTNPIAMIRSVALMLAHSFKRTDLANEITTAIDAVMVAGIVTPDLGGSATTTAVTAAIINHIQESREVYATDHVW, translated from the coding sequence ATGACGACAACTTCAGTTGCTCAGATTGCGGTCCTAGCCGGTGACGGTGTCGGACCAGAGATTATGAACGCGGCCCTGGCAGTGCTTAAGGCAGTCAGTCAGGATCAATTCCAATACCAGCTACAAGCAGTCCCCTTTGGTGGGATTGCAATCGACCAGTGCGGCGAGCCGTTACCCGCAACGACTTTGGCGACCTGCCAAGCGAGTGATGCTGTGTTATTAGCGGCGGTCGGTGGCCCAAAATGGGACCAGGCCCCGCAGCGTCCCGAAGCGGGGCTACTCGCTTTACGTCAGGCGTTAAACTTATTTGCAAATATTCGGCCAACACGGATCACTGAGGCAAACCAGCACTATTCACCGTTGAAGTTAGCGGCCCCGGTTGATTTCGTTATTTTCAGAGAATTGACGAGTGGGATTTATTTTGGCCAACCACGGACGTTCAGTTCAGAGATGGCAGTTGATACGATGCGTTATCAACGCGAAGAGATTGCCCGCATTGCGCGCTTAGCTTTTCAATTTGCGACCACCCGCAGCCAACATGTGACGTTAGTCGATAAGGCGAACGTGTTGGCTAGTAGTCGACTATGGCGGCAAGTCGTTGCAGCAATTGCCGCTGAATTCCCAGCAGTCACTTATGATACCAAATACGTTGACGCGACGGCCATGCAACTGATTGCCCATCCGGAACAATTCGATGTGATTTTGACGGCCAACCTGTTCGGCGACATTTTGAGCGATGAAGCTGCTGAAATCACCGGGTCACTAGGAACGATCCCATCAATTAGTCAGGGTAGTCAGGGACCAGCCTTATATGAGCCGATTCACGGTTCAGCACCAGATATTGCTGGGCAAAGTCGCACTAATCCGATTGCGATGATTCGCTCCGTTGCCCTGATGCTCGCACATTCATTTAAACGGACTGATTTAGCTAATGAGATCACGACAGCTATCGATGCGGTGATGGTAGCCGGAATCGTCACCCCTGATTTGGGTGGGTCAGCCACGACGACCGCAGTGACCGCTGCCATTATTAATCACATTCAAGAAAGTAGGGAAGTCTATGCCACAGACCATGTTTGGTAA
- a CDS encoding glycoside hydrolase family 65 protein, translated as MKRIFDVNPWHVLTTDFKPEDKRLQESMTSLGNGYMGMRGFFEEDYSGDTLPGIYLGGVWYPDKTRVGWWKNGYPEYFGKVINAVNFIKINFKINGTKIDLAQADFSDFKLDLDMQHGTLTRSFIVNQDGQSVRVTFERFLSVAQKELSVQKVTFENLSDQPVNIKVASALDADVKNEDANYDERFWNVHQVTDNRLIAQTKPNDFGTPQFTSGMQVSYVAELTHKAAQVTDTATIDRYYGDLDAGASVSFEKRVVVVTSRDYPTDDAIMTALERLTKTVEAQSFDDLLSAHETVWADRWQQSDIQIEGDTAAQQGMRFNLFELFSTYYGDDPRLNIGPKGFTGEKYGGATYWDTEAFAVPVYLGITKPEVTRNLLMYRYKQLDGAYHNAQQQGLKGALFPMVTFNGIECHNEWEITFEEIHRNGDIAFAIYNYTRYTGDTSYVLHEGSKVLTEISRFWADRVHFSKRNQQYMIHGVTGPDEYENNVDNNFNTNYLAQWTLKYTLEILDQVDADQAAALNVTPEERAKWQDIVDRMYLPYDKDLDIFVQHDGYLDKDLEPVSAIPADQLPINQHWSWDHILRSPYIKQGDVLQVMYDFIDDFSSDQLKHNFDFYEPMTVHESSLSPAIHAVLAADLHYEDKAVEFYNRTARLDLDNYNNDTVDGLHITSMTGGWIAMVQGFAGMRVHDGQLSYRPFLPKQWTKFSFRQVFRDRIIEVTVDHDGTSLKLIAGDPIDVQVNGKTQSLQQA; from the coding sequence ATGAAACGAATTTTTGACGTTAATCCATGGCACGTACTGACGACAGACTTCAAGCCGGAAGACAAACGGCTCCAAGAATCAATGACTAGTTTAGGTAACGGCTACATGGGGATGCGGGGCTTCTTTGAAGAAGACTATTCCGGTGACACATTACCAGGTATCTATCTTGGTGGTGTCTGGTATCCAGATAAGACCCGGGTCGGCTGGTGGAAGAATGGCTACCCTGAATACTTTGGTAAGGTCATCAATGCCGTCAACTTCATCAAAATCAACTTCAAAATTAATGGTACCAAGATCGATTTAGCACAAGCTGATTTCAGTGATTTCAAACTCGACTTGGACATGCAGCACGGAACATTGACGCGGTCATTTATCGTTAACCAAGATGGCCAATCAGTCCGAGTCACCTTTGAACGCTTCCTGAGTGTCGCTCAAAAGGAACTCTCCGTTCAAAAGGTCACCTTTGAAAACTTGAGTGACCAACCGGTGAATATCAAAGTCGCTTCGGCGTTAGACGCTGATGTCAAAAATGAAGACGCCAACTATGACGAACGCTTCTGGAATGTCCACCAAGTCACGGACAACCGCCTGATTGCCCAAACGAAGCCTAATGACTTCGGTACGCCGCAATTCACATCAGGAATGCAAGTTAGTTATGTGGCTGAATTAACGCATAAAGCCGCTCAAGTGACGGATACCGCGACAATCGATCGGTACTACGGCGATTTAGATGCTGGCGCAAGTGTTAGTTTTGAAAAACGGGTCGTGGTCGTGACCTCACGTGATTATCCGACTGATGATGCCATCATGACCGCACTTGAACGCCTCACGAAGACGGTTGAGGCTCAGTCATTTGACGACTTACTCAGTGCACATGAGACGGTCTGGGCTGACCGGTGGCAACAATCTGATATTCAAATCGAAGGGGATACCGCCGCACAACAAGGCATGCGGTTCAACCTATTTGAATTGTTCAGCACATACTATGGCGACGATCCGCGTTTGAATATCGGACCAAAAGGATTCACCGGTGAAAAATACGGTGGTGCGACTTACTGGGATACGGAAGCCTTCGCAGTGCCCGTCTACTTAGGTATCACTAAGCCAGAAGTCACACGGAACCTGTTGATGTACCGTTACAAGCAATTGGATGGTGCCTATCATAATGCGCAACAACAAGGCTTGAAGGGCGCACTTTTCCCAATGGTGACCTTCAACGGGATCGAATGCCATAATGAATGGGAAATCACGTTTGAAGAAATCCATCGTAACGGCGATATTGCATTTGCGATTTACAATTACACGCGCTACACCGGCGATACGTCCTACGTCTTACATGAAGGTAGCAAAGTCTTGACCGAGATTTCACGTTTCTGGGCTGACCGGGTACACTTCAGTAAACGCAACCAGCAGTACATGATTCACGGCGTTACCGGTCCAGATGAATACGAGAACAACGTGGACAATAACTTTAACACCAATTATTTAGCACAGTGGACCTTAAAGTACACGCTTGAAATCTTGGACCAAGTGGACGCTGACCAAGCAGCGGCTTTGAACGTCACCCCTGAAGAACGCGCAAAGTGGCAAGATATTGTCGACCGGATGTACTTACCATATGACAAAGATCTGGACATCTTCGTTCAACATGATGGGTATTTGGATAAAGACCTCGAACCAGTCTCAGCCATTCCAGCTGACCAATTGCCAATCAACCAACACTGGTCATGGGATCACATTTTACGGTCACCATATATCAAGCAAGGCGACGTCCTACAAGTGATGTACGACTTCATTGACGATTTCTCAAGTGACCAATTGAAGCACAACTTTGATTTCTATGAACCAATGACGGTGCACGAATCCAGTCTCTCACCAGCCATTCACGCGGTGCTCGCAGCGGACTTGCACTATGAAGACAAGGCGGTTGAATTCTACAATCGGACCGCTCGTCTGGACTTGGATAACTATAACAACGATACGGTCGATGGCTTACACATCACTTCCATGACCGGTGGCTGGATCGCCATGGTGCAAGGATTTGCCGGCATGCGGGTGCATGATGGTCAATTAAGTTACCGCCCATTCTTGCCTAAGCAATGGACCAAGTTTTCCTTCCGGCAAGTCTTCCGTGACCGCATCATTGAAGTCACGGTCGATCACGATGGGACGAGTCTGAAATTGATTGCGGGTGATCCAATCGACGTGCAAGTCAACGGTAAAACCCAAAGCTTGCAACAAGCCTAA
- the leuD gene encoding 3-isopropylmalate dehydratase small subunit, whose amino-acid sequence MTPITTITSTTIPLMKENIDTDQIIPKQFLKNILKVGYGDHLFYDWRYRHPNDPDPEFILNRPERQGAHILVTGANFGCGSSREHAVWALKDFGFQVIIAGSYSDIFYMNSTKNGVLAITLPEADRLQLAQIAPNAEVTVDLPNQVVCYQDQQFYFEIDPLWKHKFINGLDDIAITMGYEDQIEAYEAKIPTYD is encoded by the coding sequence ATGACGCCAATTACCACGATTACGAGCACGACGATCCCATTGATGAAAGAAAATATTGATACTGACCAGATTATTCCAAAACAATTTTTGAAGAACATTTTAAAAGTCGGTTATGGCGACCATCTATTTTATGACTGGCGCTACCGTCATCCCAACGATCCGGACCCGGAGTTCATTTTAAACCGACCGGAACGGCAGGGGGCTCATATTCTAGTGACGGGTGCGAACTTTGGCTGCGGCTCCTCACGTGAACACGCGGTGTGGGCCCTTAAGGACTTCGGCTTTCAAGTAATCATTGCTGGCAGTTACAGTGATATTTTCTACATGAACAGCACCAAAAATGGTGTACTGGCGATCACTTTGCCGGAAGCAGACCGGCTTCAATTAGCACAAATTGCGCCGAATGCGGAAGTGACGGTCGATTTACCCAACCAGGTCGTTTGCTACCAAGATCAACAGTTTTATTTTGAAATTGACCCGTTATGGAAACACAAATTTATTAATGGCTTGGACGATATTGCGATTACGATGGGATATGAAGACCAGATTGAGGCCTATGAAGCGAAGATTCCAACTTATGATTGA
- a CDS encoding zinc ribbon domain-containing protein, giving the protein MYCPNCGKKNDLDALFCENCGARLILPTSSSAAPRSAASSATTRATSENAASRADTHSAADVDDHTTRAAQSDSSAGVENTVDDTDDTVAPTTRSAQHAQQSPRPPHRGLPALLLALIVIVLVGGGYYWFSHNSANTDSTTTATSSSSTATKSSSSSSAASTQSSSSSTTKTAAKWSTAKMSELSSFMSTWQDTMNQSYAGTYDGQSVSVDGLDLPTDIRDNNYQNKITVNGNAVKLTWTTKANTDANYQVVAAAAYQHGTQVIIYLYVFHDGSPDVLVSQDTNTTYNFTSSANTDLQNGFAKIANAD; this is encoded by the coding sequence ATGTATTGCCCAAATTGTGGGAAAAAGAATGACTTGGACGCCTTGTTCTGCGAAAACTGCGGGGCACGTCTGATTTTGCCAACCTCGTCGAGTGCAGCGCCGCGTTCAGCGGCCAGCTCGGCAACAACTCGCGCAACCAGTGAGAACGCAGCATCCCGTGCGGACACCCATTCGGCGGCTGATGTTGATGATCACACGACTAGAGCGGCTCAGTCAGACTCATCAGCCGGGGTCGAAAACACGGTTGATGATACTGATGACACGGTGGCGCCCACCACGCGTTCAGCGCAACACGCCCAGCAAAGTCCACGACCACCGCATCGTGGCCTGCCAGCGCTCTTACTGGCCCTCATTGTCATTGTGCTGGTGGGTGGTGGCTACTACTGGTTCAGCCACAACAGTGCCAACACGGATTCGACTACCACGGCAACGTCGAGCTCGTCAACAGCGACGAAGTCCTCATCATCATCGTCGGCTGCCAGCACGCAGTCATCATCGAGTTCGACCACGAAAACTGCGGCTAAATGGTCGACGGCCAAAATGAGTGAATTGTCCTCGTTTATGTCAACGTGGCAGGATACGATGAATCAATCGTATGCAGGCACTTATGACGGTCAAAGCGTGTCGGTCGATGGTTTAGACTTACCAACCGATATTCGTGACAACAATTATCAAAACAAAATCACCGTTAATGGTAATGCCGTGAAATTGACCTGGACGACTAAAGCAAATACGGATGCCAACTATCAAGTCGTGGCCGCTGCAGCTTATCAGCATGGTACTCAGGTGATCATTTACTTGTACGTCTTCCATGATGGGTCGCCAGATGTACTGGTTTCACAAGATACCAACACCACGTATAACTTTACGAGTTCTGCGAATACGGATTTACAAAATGGCTTTGCGAAGATTGCAAATGCTGATTAG
- a CDS encoding SLC45 family MFS transporter, translated as MKETAKTTAGLPKLSSSKIWMMSLGFLGVQMAFTLQSSQMSRIFQTLGADPNNLGWFFILPPLAGLIVQPIIGSLSDRTWAPRLGGRRLPYLILGTVVAAIVMLLLPNSGSFGFGYASMAALLFGAITVAFLDLSSNVAMQPFKMMVGDMVNDDQKSYAYGIQSFLLNTGAVIAAIFPFLLTLFGVANTAAKGIIPNSVIWSFYIGAAILVVSTIVTIARVREYDPVTYAKYHGIDESANKSGGNWFALLKKAPKVFWLVALVQFFCWMAFQYLWTYSTGAMAANVWNTTNASSAGYQAAGNWYGILSAVQSVAAVVWSYVLAKVPNKHHKAGYAISLLLGAVGFLSIFFIHSQYALIVSFVLVGMAWASMNTYPLTMVTNALSGEHMGTYLGLFNGSICLPQIVASLLSFALYPLFGNSQANMFIFAAIILAIGAASVGMIKETYKN; from the coding sequence GTGAAAGAGACAGCTAAAACAACGGCCGGGCTTCCAAAACTTTCATCGAGTAAAATCTGGATGATGAGTCTGGGGTTCCTTGGCGTTCAAATGGCATTTACATTGCAAAGCTCACAAATGAGCCGAATTTTTCAAACGTTGGGTGCTGATCCAAACAACTTAGGGTGGTTCTTCATTTTACCGCCATTAGCTGGATTGATCGTTCAACCGATTATTGGGAGTTTATCTGATCGGACTTGGGCACCACGGTTAGGCGGACGGCGCTTACCGTATTTGATTTTAGGGACAGTGGTGGCAGCCATCGTGATGTTACTATTGCCTAATTCTGGTTCGTTTGGATTTGGTTACGCTTCCATGGCGGCCTTGTTATTCGGTGCGATCACTGTGGCTTTTCTGGATTTATCATCAAACGTGGCAATGCAACCGTTCAAAATGATGGTTGGTGACATGGTTAATGATGACCAAAAGAGTTACGCCTATGGGATTCAGAGTTTCTTACTGAATACCGGGGCAGTGATTGCCGCCATCTTCCCATTCTTACTGACATTATTTGGGGTTGCCAATACGGCAGCTAAGGGGATCATTCCAAATTCCGTCATCTGGTCATTCTACATTGGCGCGGCCATCTTAGTTGTTTCAACGATTGTCACGATTGCCCGCGTACGTGAATATGATCCAGTCACTTATGCCAAATATCACGGCATTGATGAAAGCGCTAATAAATCCGGTGGTAACTGGTTTGCCTTATTAAAGAAGGCGCCAAAAGTCTTCTGGTTAGTGGCCTTAGTACAATTCTTCTGCTGGATGGCGTTCCAATATCTCTGGACTTACTCAACGGGTGCCATGGCAGCCAACGTTTGGAACACGACCAATGCTAGTTCGGCGGGCTATCAAGCTGCAGGTAACTGGTACGGGATTTTATCCGCGGTTCAATCCGTTGCGGCCGTTGTATGGTCATACGTGCTAGCTAAAGTGCCTAACAAGCATCACAAGGCTGGCTACGCCATTAGTTTATTGCTTGGGGCCGTTGGGTTCTTATCAATCTTCTTCATCCACAGCCAATACGCCTTGATCGTTTCATTCGTATTAGTTGGGATGGCTTGGGCTTCGATGAACACTTATCCATTAACGATGGTGACGAACGCCTTATCTGGTGAACACATGGGGACCTACTTGGGACTATTCAATGGGTCAATTTGTTTACCACAAATCGTGGCATCACTCTTGAGCTTCGCACTTTACCCATTATTCGGTAATTCGCAAGCTAACATGTTTATCTTTGCCGCAATTATTTTAGCAATCGGTGCCGCTTCAGTCGGCATGATTAAAGAAACTTACAAAAATTAG